One Triticum dicoccoides isolate Atlit2015 ecotype Zavitan chromosome 5B, WEW_v2.0, whole genome shotgun sequence genomic window carries:
- the LOC119308905 gene encoding nucleolar complex protein 2 homolog — protein MGEVVGGPGQILPRWQLDARNMNDDVATLANCLEFPEDENELDGDLSDSDGYLSEDPECMYYSDSDDDNVLKECIVQDDLGEQNNEMRLAVKKQKKKLKKLLDKDPKFANFLEKWQLELVNYESKEDSDEEDEMDSVENGVNSGDKDPPSDKILTSKTISEWCQLVLDEPKAPALRNLLNAFRDACQFGLKSNSLSMQRLQSTEVFYQIISFVLSKADNIFRALLEISDDDKGKLMNQRNGKKWQDIEPLIKSYLWNSLDLISQLTDNQILTYVLTQLRTSAVYFSAYPSTSRRLLKILVRLWASGDQNLSLSSFLMIREVASLLPDCLDFCLTKTYNAYLSSSKIVDNRNIENIDFILNCLVELYSLDIQKAGERAVISVGQLSAILRQASKTKGKEDLLKIDNWQFINCINLWVRFICVNYKDCHNLHLLFSSVVQIIRGVAHLLPGMRYLPLRLKLAQMLNELSNCSQMFFPVPSLIFGSLEFRETPQKEQTEKGKTHFSSLLKVPRNMLKSRDFQEQCVLSAIEVLSAHFFQWSYHVSFPEVATIPLILLKRLQEQTTIESLRRPLKRMIDQVSENRDFVQRKREVVSFSPNDASSVESFLQEEEMNGNASFTQFYASVAKSRQSRGRKLV, from the exons ATGGGAGAAGTGGTGGGCGGGCCGGGCCAAATCCTCCCTCGCTGGCAACTTGACGCAAG GAACATGAACGATGATGTGGCTACTTTGGCCAACTGCTTAGAGTTCCCAGAAGATGAGAATGAATTAGATGGGGATCTATCCGACAGCGATGGCTATCTTTCAGAG GATCCTGAGTGTATGTACTACTCTGACAGTGATGATGATAATGTTCTGAAAG AGTGTATTGTACAAGATGATCTTGGCGAACAGAACAATGAGATGCGTTTGGCTgtgaaaaagcaaaagaaaaagttgAAGAAGTTGCTGGATAAG GACCCTAAGTTCGCAAACTTCCTTGAGAAATGGCAATTGGAATTGGTGAACTATGAAAGTAAAGAA GATTcagatgaagaagatgagatgGATTCTGTGGAAAACGGGGTCAATTCTGGTGATAAAGATCCTCCTAGTGATAAGATCCTTACAAGCAAGACAATAAGTGAATGGTGTCAACTAGTCTTAGATGAACCTAAAGCACCTGCTCTGCGTAACCTACTAAATGCTTTCCGGGATGCATGTCAATTTGGTCTTAAATCAAATAGCCTTTCCATGCAGAGACTTCAAAGTACTGAAGTATTTTATCAGATAATATCATTTGTTCTTTCGAAGGCAGACAACATTTTCCGTGCTCTCTTAGAAATTTCTGATGATGACAAGGGGAAACTTATGAATCAGAGAAATGGAAAGAAATGGCAAGATATTGAGCCGCTCATAAAGTCTTACTTGTGGAATTCTCTTGATCTGATTAGTCAACTTACTGATAACCAAATACTTACATATGTCTTGACTCAGCTTAGAACATCTGCGGTATATTTTTCTGCGTATCCCTCAACATCAAGGAGGCTTCTCAAG ATCTTAGTTCGCTTGTGGGCAAGTGGTGATCAGAACTTGTCCCTGTCTTCGTTTCTTATGATTCGAGAAGTGGCTTCACTCTTACCTGACTGTCTGGATTTCTGCTTAACTAAAACATATAATGCATACCTTTCCAGTTCCAAGATTGTGGACAACAGAAATATAGAAAATATCGATTTTATTCTGAACTGTCTGGTGGAACTTTATTCTCTGGATATTCAGAAAGCAGGTGAAAGGGCAGTAATTTCTGTTGGACAGTTGAGTGCTATTCTTAGACAGGCGTCTAAAACAAAGGGAAAG GAAGATCTTTTGAAGATAGATAACTGGCAGTTTATTAACTGCATAAACCTATGGGTTAGGTTTATTTGTGTTAATTACAAGGATTGCCACAACCTCCATCTATTATTTTCTTCAGTTGTTCAGATAATAAGGGGAGTGGCTCATTTATTGCCAGGCATGCGATACTTGCCACTGAGACTGAAGCTTGCGCAGATGCTAAATGAGCTTTCGAATTGCAGTCAGATGTTCTTTCCAGTTCCATCGTTGATATTTGGGTCCCTAGAATTTAGGGAGACACCTCAGAAAGAACAAACAGAAAAAGGAAAGACCCACTTTTCATCACTACTGAAG GTGCCAAGGAACATGCTGAAATCAAGAGATTTCCAAGAGCAGTGCGTTCTTTCAGCAATTGAGGTTCTATCGGCACATTTTTTCCAGTGGAGCTATCATGTTTCTTTTCCAGAAGTAGCCACCATTCCGCTCATCCTCTTGAAAAGATTGCAAGAGCAGACAACGATTGAGTCCCTCCGCCGTCCTCTTAAACGAATGATAGACCAG GTGAGCGAGAACAGGGATTTCGTGCAAAGGAAGAGGGAGGTGGTCTCTTTCTCACCAAACGACGCGTCGTCAGTCGAGAGCTTCCTCCAG GAGGAGGAGATGAATGGGAACGCTTCCTTCACGCAGTTCTACGCATCAGTGGCAAAGAGTCGTCAATCGAGAG GGAGAAAATTGGTGTAG